One Azoarcus sp. DN11 DNA segment encodes these proteins:
- the ileS gene encoding isoleucine--tRNA ligase, whose protein sequence is MADYRKTLNLPDTPFPMRGDLAKREPGWIAAWQQKKLYQKIRKAAAGRPKFILHDGPPYANGDIHIGHAVNKILKDIIVRSKTMAGFDAPYVPGWDCHGLPIEHQIEKQHGKHLPADRARELCREYAGEQIERQKKDFIRLGVLGDWDHPYRTMQFSNEADEIRALGEMYRKGFLFKGLKPVNWCFDCGSALAEAEVEYQDKKSPAIDVGFLLADADRSKLAHAFGLDALPQQPVYIVIWTTTPWTIPSNQALNVHPELMYELVETPRGLVILAAELRASALERYQLEGRVLAAARGVALDRIQFRHPFYDRVSPVFLGDYVAADAGTGIVHSAPAYGLDDFQSCIRYGMRNEEILNPVQGDGVFHESLPFFGGLSVWDANPKIVEKLAEVGSLFASGNITHSYMHCWRHKTPVIYRATTQWFVGMDRLPGREAIEAGAPTLRELALKAVDETQFFPSWGKARLHSMIANRPDWCVSRQRNWGVPLPLFLDKESGEPHPKSLELIEEVAKRVEQEGIDAWFKLDAAELLGADAAQYDKMRDTLDVWFDSGTTHWTVLRGSHAADGRWPADLYLEGSDQHRGWFHSSLLTGCALDGRAPYDGLLTHGFVVDGQGKKMSKSKGNVVAPQEVSDKLGAEILRLWVAATDYSGELTISKEILDRVVEVYRRLRNTLRFLLANTADFNIEKHGVPVGEWLDIDRYALELTRRLQEQVTGDYARYEFHKIVQALQNFAAEDLGAFYLDILKDRLYTTQVDSPARRAAQTALWHITQAITRMMAPILSFTAEEIWQIVGGDAEDSVMLHTWHTLPEAASGAENTARWELIRESRAQVQKVLEGLRTEGKIGASLQAEVTVRASGARYDALASLGEDLRFVLITSRAELVRVADETAEGIAAAPSSHAKCGRCWHFREDVGSHADHPELCGRCHDNLTGPGETRAHA, encoded by the coding sequence ATGGCTGACTACCGCAAGACCCTGAACCTGCCCGACACCCCTTTCCCGATGCGCGGCGACCTCGCCAAGCGGGAGCCGGGCTGGATCGCCGCCTGGCAGCAGAAGAAGCTCTACCAGAAGATCCGCAAGGCCGCAGCGGGGCGCCCCAAGTTCATCCTGCACGACGGCCCCCCGTACGCCAACGGCGACATCCACATCGGTCACGCGGTCAACAAGATCCTCAAGGACATCATCGTCCGCTCGAAGACCATGGCGGGGTTCGATGCACCCTACGTGCCGGGCTGGGACTGCCACGGCCTGCCGATCGAGCACCAGATCGAGAAGCAGCACGGCAAGCACCTGCCCGCCGACCGCGCGCGCGAACTGTGCCGCGAATACGCCGGCGAGCAGATCGAGCGCCAGAAGAAGGACTTCATCCGCCTCGGCGTGCTCGGCGACTGGGACCACCCCTACCGCACGATGCAGTTCTCGAACGAGGCCGACGAGATCCGCGCGCTCGGCGAGATGTACCGCAAGGGCTTCCTCTTCAAGGGCCTCAAGCCGGTGAACTGGTGCTTCGACTGCGGCTCGGCGCTTGCCGAAGCGGAAGTCGAGTACCAGGACAAGAAGTCGCCCGCGATCGACGTCGGCTTCCTGCTCGCCGACGCCGACCGGTCGAAGCTCGCGCACGCCTTCGGCCTCGACGCGCTGCCGCAGCAGCCCGTCTACATCGTGATCTGGACCACGACCCCGTGGACGATCCCGTCCAACCAGGCGCTCAACGTCCATCCCGAGCTGATGTACGAACTGGTCGAGACCCCCAGGGGCCTCGTGATCCTCGCCGCCGAACTGCGCGCCTCCGCCCTCGAACGCTACCAGCTCGAAGGCCGCGTGCTCGCCGCCGCGCGTGGCGTCGCGCTCGACCGCATCCAGTTCCGTCACCCCTTCTACGACCGCGTCTCGCCGGTTTTTCTCGGCGACTACGTCGCTGCCGACGCCGGTACCGGCATCGTCCATAGCGCGCCCGCCTATGGCCTGGACGACTTCCAGTCGTGCATCCGCTACGGCATGCGCAACGAGGAGATCCTGAACCCGGTGCAGGGCGACGGCGTGTTCCACGAAAGCCTGCCCTTCTTCGGCGGCCTGTCGGTGTGGGACGCCAACCCGAAGATCGTCGAGAAGCTCGCCGAAGTGGGCAGCCTGTTCGCCTCCGGCAACATCACCCACAGCTACATGCACTGCTGGCGCCACAAGACGCCGGTGATCTACCGCGCGACGACGCAATGGTTCGTCGGCATGGACCGCCTGCCCGGCCGCGAAGCCATCGAGGCCGGCGCACCGACGCTGCGCGAGCTCGCGCTCAAAGCCGTCGACGAGACTCAGTTCTTCCCCTCCTGGGGCAAAGCGCGCCTGCACTCGATGATCGCCAACCGTCCCGACTGGTGCGTGTCGCGCCAGCGCAACTGGGGCGTGCCGCTCCCGCTCTTCCTCGACAAGGAAAGCGGCGAACCGCATCCGAAGAGCCTCGAACTCATCGAGGAAGTCGCCAAGCGCGTCGAACAGGAAGGCATCGACGCCTGGTTCAAGCTCGACGCGGCCGAACTCCTCGGCGCCGACGCCGCGCAATACGACAAGATGCGCGACACCCTCGACGTGTGGTTCGACTCCGGCACCACGCACTGGACCGTGCTGCGCGGCTCGCACGCCGCCGACGGCCGTTGGCCGGCCGACCTCTACCTCGAAGGCTCGGACCAGCACCGCGGCTGGTTCCATTCCTCGCTGCTCACCGGCTGCGCGCTCGACGGCCGCGCCCCCTACGACGGCCTGCTGACCCACGGCTTCGTCGTCGACGGCCAGGGCAAGAAGATGTCGAAGTCCAAGGGCAACGTCGTCGCCCCGCAGGAAGTCTCCGACAAGCTCGGTGCCGAGATCCTGCGCCTGTGGGTGGCCGCGACCGACTACTCGGGCGAGCTGACGATCTCCAAGGAGATCCTCGACCGCGTCGTCGAAGTCTACCGGCGCCTCCGCAACACGCTGCGCTTCCTGCTCGCCAACACCGCCGACTTCAACATCGAGAAGCACGGCGTGCCGGTCGGCGAGTGGCTCGACATCGACCGCTACGCGCTGGAACTCACGCGCCGCCTGCAGGAGCAGGTCACGGGCGACTACGCGCGCTACGAGTTCCACAAGATCGTGCAGGCGCTGCAGAACTTCGCCGCCGAGGACCTCGGCGCCTTCTACCTCGACATCCTCAAGGACCGCCTGTACACGACGCAGGTCGACTCGCCCGCCCGCCGCGCCGCGCAGACCGCGCTGTGGCACATCACGCAGGCGATCACGCGCATGATGGCGCCGATCCTGAGCTTCACCGCCGAGGAAATCTGGCAGATCGTCGGCGGAGACGCCGAAGACAGCGTGATGCTGCACACTTGGCACACCTTGCCGGAAGCCGCCAGCGGGGCCGAGAACACCGCGCGCTGGGAGCTGATCCGCGAGTCGCGCGCCCAGGTGCAGAAGGTGCTCGAAGGCCTGCGCACCGAAGGGAAGATCGGCGCCTCGCTGCAAGCCGAAGTGACGGTCCGCGCGAGCGGTGCGCGTTACGATGCGCTCGCGAGCCTCGGCGAGGACCTGCGCTTCGTGCTGATCACCTCGCGCGCCGAACTCGTCCGCGTTGCCGACGAGACGGCCGAAGGCATCGCCGCCGCGCCGTCGTCGCACGCGAAGTGCGGGCGCTGCTGGCACTTCCGCGAGGACGTCGGCAGCCACGCCGACCACCCGGAACTGTGCGGGCGCTGCCACGACAACCTGACCGGCCCGGGGGAAACGCGCGCCCATGCGTGA
- a CDS encoding bifunctional riboflavin kinase/FAD synthetase yields the protein MQVFRGIPEHAAQPSVLTIGNFDGVHRGHQALLQMLIDTARAKSLPAVVMTFEPHPREYFAPADAPARLASLREKLLLLAAAGVDRIHVCRFDARFAALTADQFIDDILVRGLGVRHLIIGDDFRFGARRLGDFALLQARGARQGFAVESMRTLDVAGERASSSAVREALADGDLDHAARLLGRPYSIAGRVVRGNQIGRKLGFPTANIQMKHRRPALSGVFAVSVEGLGDTPVAGVANIGVRPSVTSAGRPTLEVNLFDWNRDCYDIHLRVHFLRKLRDEMKFPSLDALKARIARDAADARAWFAANPIVPDRS from the coding sequence ATGCAGGTTTTTCGCGGGATTCCCGAGCACGCCGCACAACCTTCGGTGCTCACCATCGGCAACTTCGACGGTGTGCATCGCGGCCACCAGGCGCTGCTCCAGATGCTCATCGACACTGCGCGCGCAAAGTCGCTGCCCGCGGTGGTGATGACGTTCGAGCCTCATCCGCGCGAATACTTCGCTCCTGCCGACGCCCCGGCCCGCCTCGCCTCGCTGCGCGAAAAGCTGCTGCTGCTCGCCGCGGCCGGCGTCGACCGCATCCACGTGTGTCGTTTCGACGCCCGCTTCGCGGCCCTGACGGCCGACCAGTTCATCGACGACATCCTCGTGCGCGGCCTTGGTGTGCGCCACCTGATCATCGGTGACGATTTCCGCTTCGGCGCCCGCCGCCTGGGCGATTTCGCGCTGCTTCAGGCGCGCGGCGCCCGCCAGGGCTTCGCCGTCGAGTCGATGCGCACGCTCGACGTCGCCGGCGAACGCGCCTCGAGCTCGGCCGTGCGCGAAGCCCTCGCCGACGGCGACCTCGACCACGCCGCGCGCCTGCTCGGCCGTCCCTACAGCATCGCCGGGCGCGTGGTCCGCGGCAACCAGATCGGCCGCAAGCTCGGTTTTCCGACCGCCAACATCCAGATGAAGCACCGCCGCCCCGCACTGTCCGGGGTGTTTGCGGTGAGCGTCGAAGGCCTCGGCGACACCCCCGTCGCTGGCGTCGCCAACATCGGCGTGCGCCCCTCCGTCACCAGCGCCGGGCGTCCCACGCTCGAGGTGAATCTCTTCGACTGGAACCGCGACTGCTACGACATCCACCTGCGCGTGCATTTCCTCAGGAAGCTGCGCGACGAGATGAAGTTTCCCTCGCTCGACGCCCTCAAGGCCCGGATCGCCCGGGACGCGGCCGACGCCCGCGCCTGGTTCGCCGCCAATCCCATTGTCCCCGATCGTTCCTGA
- a CDS encoding N-acetylmuramoyl-L-alanine amidase codes for MNAAPGVTRRDLLKLAGATLALLVSPVGMAATSLLAVRVWPAAEYTRLTIEGNSQLKYKYLLVGDPHRLVVDLEGVEFDSVLQSLPSKVLDSDPYIKLIRAGRNRPGVVRLVIELKSEINPQVFALAPVGNYGHRLVLDLYPTTPVDPLLALIEKSTPMDAAVGQTTDARTSGDVPAQIARPETVDRTPPNSRRSTQPAANRLVTIVLDPGHGGEDPGAVGSRGSFEKHVTLSIAHRLKQKIDAEPNMRAVLTRDGDYFVPLGQRVTRARRVQSDLFVSIHADAFVRPDARGSSVFVLSESGASSSAARWLAQKENDADLIGGVNLAKQDGHLARTLLDLSQTATINDSVKLGKAVLTELGDINTLHKGQVEQAGFAVLKAPDIPSILVETAFISNPEEEQRLNDDAYQDKMANAILKGLRRYFRDNPPLGRTKVAKLD; via the coding sequence ATGAACGCTGCTCCCGGCGTGACCCGGCGCGACCTGCTGAAGCTCGCCGGCGCGACGCTCGCGCTGCTCGTCAGCCCCGTCGGCATGGCCGCGACCAGCCTGCTCGCCGTGCGCGTGTGGCCCGCAGCCGAATACACGCGCCTCACGATCGAAGGCAACTCGCAGCTCAAGTACAAGTATCTCCTCGTCGGCGATCCGCACCGTCTGGTCGTGGACCTCGAAGGCGTCGAATTCGACAGCGTGCTGCAGTCGCTGCCGTCCAAGGTGCTCGACTCGGACCCCTACATCAAGCTCATCCGCGCAGGCCGCAACCGCCCCGGCGTCGTGCGCCTCGTCATCGAACTGAAGAGCGAGATCAACCCGCAGGTGTTCGCACTGGCACCGGTCGGCAACTACGGCCACCGCCTCGTGCTCGACCTGTACCCCACGACCCCTGTCGATCCGCTCCTCGCCCTGATCGAGAAATCCACGCCGATGGACGCCGCGGTGGGGCAGACGACCGATGCGCGGACTTCCGGCGATGTCCCCGCGCAGATCGCGCGCCCCGAAACCGTCGACCGGACACCGCCGAACAGCCGGCGCTCCACGCAGCCGGCGGCGAACCGCCTCGTCACCATCGTGCTCGACCCCGGCCACGGTGGCGAAGACCCGGGCGCGGTGGGGTCGCGCGGCAGCTTCGAAAAACACGTCACGTTGTCGATCGCGCACCGCCTGAAACAGAAGATCGACGCCGAGCCGAACATGCGTGCGGTACTCACGCGCGACGGCGACTACTTCGTGCCGCTGGGACAGCGCGTGACGCGCGCGCGGCGCGTGCAGTCGGACCTCTTCGTGTCGATCCACGCGGACGCCTTCGTGCGCCCCGACGCGCGCGGCAGCTCGGTGTTCGTGCTATCCGAAAGTGGCGCGTCGAGCTCGGCCGCACGCTGGCTCGCGCAGAAGGAGAACGACGCCGACCTCATCGGCGGCGTGAATCTCGCCAAGCAGGACGGACACCTCGCCCGCACGCTGCTCGACCTGTCGCAGACCGCGACCATCAACGACAGCGTCAAGCTCGGCAAGGCCGTGCTCACCGAACTGGGCGACATCAATACCCTGCACAAGGGCCAGGTCGAACAGGCCGGCTTCGCGGTGTTGAAGGCCCCGGATATCCCGTCCATCCTCGTCGAGACGGCCTTCATCAGCAACCCCGAGGAAGAGCAGCGCCTCAACGACGACGCCTACCAGGACAAGATGGCCAACGCGATCCTGAAGGGCCTGCGGCGCTATTTCCGCGACAACCCACCACTCGGCCGCACCAAGGTCGCGAAGCTGGACTGA
- the tsaE gene encoding tRNA (adenosine(37)-N6)-threonylcarbamoyltransferase complex ATPase subunit type 1 TsaE translates to MIHVLHRADDSSPLAAHLDDERDTELAGAALAAALRAGLVIYLRGDLGAGKTTLVRGALRALGHAGKVKSPTYTLIEPYLVSRLHLYHFDFYRFAVPEEYLEAGLDEYFDGKGACLVEWPDKAAPYIAAPDVEIRLTVSGSGRRLEALALTEAGRTCTSKLDSELNRNPS, encoded by the coding sequence ATGATTCACGTTCTTCACCGGGCAGATGATAGCAGCCCCCTTGCGGCGCACCTCGACGACGAGCGCGACACCGAACTGGCCGGCGCGGCGCTCGCAGCCGCCCTTCGCGCCGGCCTCGTCATCTACCTGCGCGGCGACCTCGGCGCGGGCAAGACCACCCTCGTGCGCGGCGCCCTGCGGGCACTTGGTCACGCGGGAAAAGTGAAAAGTCCGACGTACACCTTGATTGAACCTTATCTTGTTTCTAGATTACACTTATATCACTTTGATTTTTATCGTTTCGCAGTTCCAGAAGAATATCTGGAAGCAGGGCTGGACGAATATTTCGACGGAAAAGGGGCATGCCTGGTCGAATGGCCGGACAAGGCAGCGCCTTACATTGCCGCCCCGGACGTCGAAATTCGCCTCACCGTATCCGGATCGGGCCGGCGCCTGGAAGCGCTGGCACTGACGGAGGCAGGACGGACATGCACAAGCAAACTGGATTCGGAGCTGAACCGGAACCCCTCATGA
- the queG gene encoding tRNA epoxyqueuosine(34) reductase QueG, producing MKVWAGELGFADLAVSGVDLSSAEAGLEAWLASGFHGEMDYMARHGMMRARPAELVPGTLRVVSVRMNYWPQAADAQAALADGARAYVSRYALGRDYHRLVRNRLQKLAERIAAEVPHGYRVFTDSAPVLEVELASRSGLGWRGKHTLLLNRRAGSYYFLGEIFTDLPLPVDAPEAPHCGSCRACLDACPTGAIVAPYQVDARRCISYLTIELKGAIPEELRPLIGNRIYGCDDCQLACPWNRFAQLGAEPDFAPRHRLDEASLVELFAWSESEFQARMAGSAIYRIGYERWLRNLAVALGNAPGTAEVIAALQARAGDPSDLVREHVGWALARHGLRGA from the coding sequence ATGAAAGTGTGGGCCGGGGAGCTCGGGTTCGCCGATCTGGCCGTGTCCGGCGTCGATCTGTCGTCTGCCGAAGCGGGACTGGAAGCCTGGCTGGCGAGCGGATTTCACGGCGAGATGGATTATATGGCGCGTCACGGCATGATGCGGGCGCGCCCTGCGGAACTGGTGCCCGGCACGCTGCGCGTCGTCAGCGTGCGCATGAACTACTGGCCGCAGGCGGCAGATGCGCAGGCCGCGCTCGCGGATGGCGCGCGGGCCTACGTTTCGCGCTACGCGCTGGGGCGCGACTACCACAGGCTGGTGCGCAACCGTCTGCAGAAGCTGGCGGAGCGGATTGCGGCCGAAGTGCCGCACGGCTATCGCGTGTTCACCGATTCGGCGCCGGTGCTCGAAGTCGAACTGGCGAGCCGGTCGGGGCTGGGCTGGCGCGGCAAGCACACCTTGCTGCTCAATCGCCGCGCCGGGTCGTACTACTTCCTCGGCGAGATCTTCACCGACCTGCCCCTGCCGGTGGACGCGCCCGAGGCGCCGCACTGCGGCAGCTGCCGCGCCTGTCTCGACGCGTGTCCGACGGGCGCGATCGTTGCGCCCTACCAGGTCGATGCGCGGCGCTGCATCTCCTACCTGACGATCGAGCTCAAGGGCGCGATCCCCGAGGAGCTGCGCCCGCTGATCGGCAATCGCATCTACGGCTGCGACGACTGCCAGCTCGCGTGTCCGTGGAACCGCTTCGCGCAGCTCGGCGCGGAGCCGGATTTCGCGCCGCGCCATCGGCTGGATGAGGCGAGCCTGGTCGAACTCTTCGCATGGAGCGAAAGCGAGTTCCAGGCGCGCATGGCGGGCAGTGCGATCTACCGCATCGGTTACGAGCGATGGCTGCGCAACCTCGCCGTCGCGCTGGGCAACGCGCCGGGCACGGCCGAGGTGATCGCGGCGCTGCAGGCGCGTGCCGGCGACCCGTCCGACCTGGTGCGCGAGCATGTCGGCTGGGCTCTGGCCCGGCACGGTCTACGGGGCGCGTGA
- the murI gene encoding glutamate racemase, whose protein sequence is MERLPLERIVYFGDTARVPYGVKSVATIEHFTAQITEFLLQQDVKMLIVACNTIAAVAADVVRRLARDIPVLDVIEAGAHAAVAESKGHGIGVIGTPTTVNSNAYARRIHALDPGVRVYSQACPLFVPLVEEGWLDHPVTRLTAQEYLKPVLAEEVGSLVLGCTHYPLLKPLLRDVVGPGVRLVDSALTTAERAAATLQELGIASMHAGPAAYRFVVTDVPLRFQTIGERFLGRSLGVVEKVEW, encoded by the coding sequence ATGGAGCGGTTGCCGCTCGAGCGCATCGTGTATTTCGGCGACACGGCGCGCGTGCCCTACGGGGTGAAGTCGGTCGCGACGATCGAGCACTTCACCGCACAGATCACCGAGTTCCTGCTGCAGCAGGACGTCAAGATGCTGATTGTCGCGTGCAACACGATCGCGGCGGTGGCGGCCGACGTGGTGCGGCGCCTGGCGCGGGACATCCCGGTGCTCGATGTGATCGAGGCGGGCGCGCATGCGGCGGTCGCCGAGTCGAAGGGGCACGGCATCGGCGTGATCGGCACGCCGACGACGGTCAACAGCAATGCCTACGCACGGCGCATCCACGCGCTGGATCCCGGCGTGCGCGTGTATTCGCAGGCCTGCCCGCTGTTCGTCCCCCTGGTTGAGGAGGGCTGGCTGGACCACCCGGTGACGCGGCTGACGGCGCAGGAGTACCTGAAGCCGGTGCTCGCCGAGGAGGTCGGCAGCCTCGTCCTCGGGTGCACGCATTACCCGCTGCTGAAGCCGCTGCTGCGCGATGTCGTCGGGCCGGGCGTGCGCCTGGTCGACTCTGCGCTCACGACCGCGGAGCGGGCGGCCGCGACGCTGCAGGAACTCGGCATCGCCAGCATGCATGCGGGGCCGGCGGCCTATCGCTTCGTCGTCACCGACGTGCCGCTGCGTTTCCAGACGATAGGCGAGCGCTTCCTCGGGCGTTCGCTCGGCGTGGTCGAAAAGGTCGAGTGGTAA
- a CDS encoding sulfurtransferase, translated as MSSAATSCSAAYSTLIGAHELAQHLHDPGWVVFDCRHDLANPDFGRAAYARAHIPGARFLHLDEDLSSALTGTNGRHPLPDAEGFARRLAAAGVGNETQVVAYDDAGGMFAARLWWMMRWLGHHCVAVLDGGLVAWLEAGQALTTESPKPTPADFRITVRPEVVDAGYVLDHLRHPEMLLIDARSPDRYRGENETLDPVGGHIPGALNRFFRDNLDKRGHFKQASVLREEFGALLKGSDARRVVHQCGSGVTACHNLLAMEAAGLTGSRLYAGSWSEWCADPARPVATGPER; from the coding sequence GTGAGCAGTGCCGCGACCAGCTGTTCGGCTGCCTACAGCACGCTGATCGGCGCCCATGAGCTGGCCCAGCACCTGCACGATCCGGGCTGGGTCGTGTTCGACTGCCGCCACGACCTCGCGAACCCCGATTTCGGGCGCGCGGCCTACGCCCGCGCGCACATTCCCGGCGCGCGTTTCCTGCACCTCGATGAAGATCTTTCGAGCGCCCTGACCGGCACGAACGGCCGGCATCCGCTGCCCGATGCAGAAGGATTCGCCCGGCGCCTGGCTGCGGCCGGAGTCGGCAATGAAACCCAGGTCGTCGCCTACGACGACGCAGGCGGCATGTTCGCGGCGCGCCTGTGGTGGATGATGCGCTGGCTCGGGCACCACTGCGTGGCGGTCCTCGATGGCGGCCTGGTCGCCTGGCTGGAAGCGGGACAGGCGCTCACCACCGAGTCGCCGAAGCCGACCCCCGCCGACTTCCGGATAACGGTCCGCCCGGAAGTGGTGGACGCCGGCTACGTCCTCGACCACCTCCGCCACCCCGAAATGCTCCTGATCGACGCCCGCAGCCCGGATCGCTACCGCGGCGAAAACGAGACGCTCGACCCGGTCGGCGGCCACATTCCCGGCGCGCTCAACCGCTTCTTCCGCGACAACCTCGACAAGCGCGGGCACTTCAAGCAGGCCTCGGTGCTGCGCGAGGAGTTCGGGGCGCTGCTGAAGGGCAGCGATGCGCGGCGCGTCGTCCACCAGTGCGGCTCGGGCGTCACCGCCTGCCACAACCTGCTCGCGATGGAGGCGGCCGGCCTCACCGGTTCGCGGCTCTATGCCGGTTCGTGGAGCGAATGGTGCGCCGACCCCGCACGCCCGGTCGCAACCGGTCCCGAGCGCTGA
- a CDS encoding STAS/SEC14 domain-containing protein, whose product MITTDHRPNLVAVAVFGEFTLPDYKEFEELVNYKIKFEGPVSLLFDLREMAGFTLDVAWEEIRFSRQHSHDFRRIAVLTKDQWLTWSAWLSQIFVDAEVLVFDDEAEARTWLEAAEEPAQ is encoded by the coding sequence ATGATCACCACGGACCATCGCCCCAATCTGGTAGCGGTTGCCGTCTTCGGCGAATTCACCCTCCCGGACTACAAGGAGTTCGAGGAGCTGGTCAATTACAAGATCAAGTTCGAGGGGCCGGTGAGTCTCCTTTTCGACCTGCGCGAAATGGCCGGCTTCACGCTCGACGTGGCGTGGGAAGAGATCCGCTTCTCGCGCCAGCATTCGCACGACTTCCGCCGCATCGCCGTCCTGACGAAGGACCAATGGCTGACGTGGAGCGCGTGGCTCTCGCAGATCTTCGTCGATGCGGAAGTGCTCGTCTTCGATGACGAAGCCGAGGCGCGCACCTGGCTCGAAGCAGCCGAGGAGCCCGCACAGTGA